AAGTATTAATTTTTGGTCACAAGTGATTTTGTGACCTAATTTGTGACTTATGAATTTTTTACTGCCAAATGGTCACCTATATATAAGGTATAAAACTGGCTATTCACTCACCGGCCGCACACCTGTTGCAATGGCGTTTGCGCGCCCAATCAGATCTATGCGAACCGCGACCGTATTGTCAGAAGCGAATGCCTGACTGAACAGAAAACTGTATTGATCTTGCTTGGTGGATAGCTCTTTCAGCTTAGCCAGCAGCATTTCATTCGTTACGGTGGCGGTCGGTTTGGGTGCTGGCTGACCCGACAGGCTCAACAGCAAGTCCTCCAAGACTTGATTCAAGTTAGCCGCATTCGTGTCGATCTTGCGTTTTTTTAACGCCTCGACGGCTTCATCGGACAGAAAAAATGTCCTCTGGCGCTTCCCCGACGACTTCATCTGGTCACGGAATTTCTTCTGACGAAGCTCTGCTGAGTTCTGCTCATTCATTCACTTTCCCCTTATTTGTTAGTTAATTTTTGAATCTCGACCATCAGAGAATTTCCGACAATCTTCAAATTATTTTTGTTCGACTCGCGTGATTCCTCGATAGCTTTAATAAGTTGATCCTCTGTCTCCGATAAATTGACAACAGATTCTTGCCTGAGCGTTTCGATCTCGATCTTCATTGACTCAACTTCTGTTTCGAATTCAACAGCCAATTTTGCGAAGAGCATATCGAATTCTTTCTGAACCGCCGCCTTCGTTTCGTCTCGAATTTCTGCGACAGCGGCATCCCGCCATATTGATTGACGGATGATTTCTGCCTGAGATACACCAAGTCGAATTGCTTGTTCGCGAACATGAGCTAGTTCGGCCGGTTGTAATCTTATACTCGTGTGCTTACTCATGTTTAGCTCCATATTATAAAATAATGTTACATGGTAATGTTATTTTATATGCAGTCAAGCGTTATTTTACAGTTACACCGTAACAGAATGTTTTTTCAAATGCTCGCTCTGGGCTTTGGGTCAAAAAATTAATTATTGAATTTTCCTTGGGTCGTGATTTGCCGTGCATTTGATAAATTGATAGTTCAATTCACAACAGTCATTAAAATATAATTTTTTTCGATTGCTGAACATTTTTTGCTAAATTTTTCGGGGCACACCGGAAGCCTTATAGAATATGGCGATTTGGGTCTTTTTGGAATCAAGATGGGGCACAAAAATCAGTAAGGTGGGGCACACCGGAAGCCATATAGAATATGGCGGGTATGGGGTTTTAGTGTGCCACGTAGTGGTGCGTGATGTGTGCCGTTTTTTCTATGAGTATTTTTATTAAGAAATGAGACCGAAGGGCGAAATTTTTTAATAAAAAAGTTAATGTAGATTTGAAAGTTTAAGACCGAAGGGCGAAAAACTTTTAAGTCGACATTAACGGTAAGAGATAGAAAAGACGATGAGGAGAGTAACGACGAATGAAATAAGTTTTTTAAATTCTTTGGTTGAGGGTTCAAATCTGGTTTGAGAATGTCGGCGCGGCTAATCAAAAAAAATGCAGTGGCTTTTTTTTGAAAACGATCTGGGCTGGTTGCCTCATTTTTGTCTAAACGAAAAAATTGCAGTGGCATTTTTTCTTCAACATAGGGGCGTTTTTCCCGTTCACAGTCAAAAACACAAACTATAAGACTAGACCGCCTCCGGCAGGGCAGGGAATGATTCCCTGCACCCCGTCGAGTGGGAGGGGATGCCTCATTCGCGGCTTCCCCTGCCCCTCAACACTCCCCACCCTATCCCCTGTAGGCTGGTCGAAATGCGCGGCAATACTTTGGGCAATTCTTCGGGCAGCTAAAATCAATTCTAAGGCAGGTGTTTGGGCAAACGAACTTACCCTAAGGTTTGCGCAAACTGTTGCGCCAAGGCCTTCGAGCGAAAATCCGCTCTACGCGTTTTAAAAAATACCCCCTTTGCTGACTGCGTCAGTCGAGCGAAGCTCGATAAACAAAGGGTTTTGCCTGTCGGCAAATATTTGTTAAAACTTGCCTTCGCGTGTGATAAATCACACTCCAGCGCTACGCTTGGGGGTCGCCGTGAAAATCCCACGGCCAATACGGAATACCGAACTCCTCGTGTACCACTCCGAATTCCATCCGTCTTGGCCGTGGCATAAAACGCCACTATGGCGACTGGGCTAGACGCCCCCCGTGCAAAATAAGCATCGGCGCGCTTTGCTTGCTCAGCGTTATTTTTTCGGCTCCCCCCGAGGCAATCGCGCTGGACGCACTCACTTAATCGCCACGCTTCGCTCTTGTGGCTCACTTAATCGCGCTCGTCGCGCTCACTCCAGCATTCGCTTTCAGCTCATCATGCTTGGGTTTTCATGCATAGCCTAGGATGGGGGGTATGGGGGCGTGGCAATGAACGCACCCATTAGGTATGGGCTTAGCCCATCCCAAGCCATCAGGGCGCGGGAGTGGTGGTCTTAGGACAAGGCGCGAGCTACGCTCGGGTCCTTGGCCGTATGCCTTTTAGTGTCGGGCGGAATGCTTCGCGAACTCGACCCTCTGGAGCTGCTCGGCGGCATTCATCAATTCGGCTATTTCTTCCTTGGTAAATGTTACCGTAGGGAAAATATAGGCTTCATCGTCGATTTGATTGGGTATTTTTGATTTTGAGTCGCTAGCCCCTGTAGGTTTATTTCGCCAACCACGTTCCACTTCTTCGTTGAAAAAATATGGTTTATCATCCGGCGTTGCCGATTTGTATGTTTTTACAGGGTGATCGTCTGGCTTCTCTGGCGAGATATAGCCAATATCCGACCAGTGGGGTGATATTTCCTTCTTCATCGTGCATACCTCCGGTTTTGAATTGGCTTTTCTTGGATAATTAGGAATAACTGCACCTCCAGTAGAATCAGTGTTTTTCAGTACAGGTGTTAGTTTCCATTTCTCCGACTTAATGCGGATTGACTCGCCTGTGTCGGTTAGGTTGAACACGATCGTTTTGCTGTTATCGGTTGTTTCTATCTTTGTGTGAACTGGTCTTTGACGTCTCTTTATATTGAGGCCGCCATTCAATCCAATAAATGCGCAAGCGTCCCCACGATTGGCAGCGCGCCACATGTCTGCAACCAGTGGCTCGGTCGGACATTCCTTTGTTGCTCTCAGATTTCGCCACATCCCTTGGGCTGGCATGCCGATAAACTCGAATGCGCGAATGCCCCACGTACTTCGCCAAGAATCGACTGTAGCTAATTCGCCTTCGAGCTTTTCAACTGAGTTGATTGTCTTTAGTACATATTTGAATAAGTATGTGCTGGCTGTCGCGCGCCCATTATCAAGAACAAATTTCATTCCTTGCTCTGACTTCCATTCTGGTTGGTAACGGAAGGAAGCTTCGATTGCTTGCATTTCTGTAGGATGCGCGAAAACTAGCAGGTGCCAGTGAGGGCAGCCGTCCTGATGTGGCTCAACCACTCGCACTCCAGATAGAACAATTTCTTTCTTTCTTAATCTCTCTTTTGCGTTTTTATATGCTTGTGATATCCATGCGTGCGCTTGGTCAGGGGTAGTTCCATTCCAGGTGTTTTTCCCTGCGGTTGGGTTTGGGTGCATTTGAGGCGGAGCTGTTAGCGTCAGAAAAGCCCAGCTAAGTCCTTCGGCTTTTGCATAGTTCTCCAATCCTTTACTCAAGGTCACTACTGTCCGGTTAAAAATCGAATAGATTCAATTGTTTACTGATGTCCGGTTCGTCAAGATTCTGTATCGCATTTGCAACCATTTGATTTATTGGGGTTTTATCGAACATATTGACCTCAAAAAGATTCAGTAAAATCTGCTGGGAGGCAGGAAGATTGAGCTGTTTTTTGGCAATGCTGACCAGCAGGTAAACGCATATTGCGATCCAGATTTGGGATTTGACGGCATTGAGGGAATTGCCATAGAAATGTTTGATGGCAAGGTTTTGCTTGAGCCACTTGAAGAACAGTTCGATTTGCCAGCGATTTTTGTAGATATTGGCGATGGTCAGCGCGGGCAAATCGAAGCGATTGGTCAGGAACACCAAATGCTTGCCGGTTTCCGGGTCGCGGAAAGAAACCCGGCGCAGGCGTTCCGGGTAAGCGGTTTTTGATTTGGGTGTCGCCAGCAGTATGGTTTGATCGCAGCGTAATCCAGTGGCTTTGTCCACTTCGCGCGACGCAATCCAGGTAAAGCGGAGATTGTTCTTTGCGCGGATGACAAAGGTAACTTGGCGCTGGTGTAGCGCATACAATCTGGCGAAGTGCAGGTAGCCCCGATCAATGACGACGATGGTGCCAGCGGGGAATGGGATCACGTCGAGCAGATTGACATCGTGAACCTTGCCGGTGGTAATGGACAGAAACACAGGGATTGAACCGCGCAGATCAATGATGGTGTGCGCTTTGACGGCGGCCTTGGTTGAACGAAATTCCGCCCAGGGGAACAGCGTCAGGCACAGATCGATGGTGGTCGAGTCCATGGCGTAGAGCGGTTCTTTGAGTCCCAGGCCGATGTCCTCGTCCCGGTACAGTTCGAGCGCTATGGAGATCAAACGATGGCCGAGTGCCTCGAACAGCCGCCAGTCGCGCCGTTCGTTGGCATCGGCCAGTGTGGAACGGGATACTTTGCTGCGGATACCGATATGGTAAAGCTTGCTCTTCTGAGAATTGAGACAGGCAACCAAATCACGCAAGCCATCGCGCCGGGTCAGTTGTGCATAGGCCATGCAGATGAATTGGCTCCATGCGGAGAAATGCTTGATCCCGTGGTTGGCGGCAAAGCGCTCGGTCAGATATTCGAAATGATTGAACGGCACGAAGTCCAGCAATTGTGCGAAAACTGTTTTGCCCCGATTCATGCTGCCGCTCCGTCTGCCGATTAAAGGGCAAACGATACG
Above is a window of Gallionella capsiferriformans ES-2 DNA encoding:
- a CDS encoding replication endonuclease codes for the protein MSKGLENYAKAEGLSWAFLTLTAPPQMHPNPTAGKNTWNGTTPDQAHAWISQAYKNAKERLRKKEIVLSGVRVVEPHQDGCPHWHLLVFAHPTEMQAIEASFRYQPEWKSEQGMKFVLDNGRATASTYLFKYVLKTINSVEKLEGELATVDSWRSTWGIRAFEFIGMPAQGMWRNLRATKECPTEPLVADMWRAANRGDACAFIGLNGGLNIKRRQRPVHTKIETTDNSKTIVFNLTDTGESIRIKSEKWKLTPVLKNTDSTGGAVIPNYPRKANSKPEVCTMKKEISPHWSDIGYISPEKPDDHPVKTYKSATPDDKPYFFNEEVERGWRNKPTGASDSKSKIPNQIDDEAYIFPTVTFTKEEIAELMNAAEQLQRVEFAKHSARH
- a CDS encoding IS4 family transposase — encoded protein: MNRGKTVFAQLLDFVPFNHFEYLTERFAANHGIKHFSAWSQFICMAYAQLTRRDGLRDLVACLNSQKSKLYHIGIRSKVSRSTLADANERRDWRLFEALGHRLISIALELYRDEDIGLGLKEPLYAMDSTTIDLCLTLFPWAEFRSTKAAVKAHTIIDLRGSIPVFLSITTGKVHDVNLLDVIPFPAGTIVVIDRGYLHFARLYALHQRQVTFVIRAKNNLRFTWIASREVDKATGLRCDQTILLATPKSKTAYPERLRRVSFRDPETGKHLVFLTNRFDLPALTIANIYKNRWQIELFFKWLKQNLAIKHFYGNSLNAVKSQIWIAICVYLLVSIAKKQLNLPASQQILLNLFEVNMFDKTPINQMVANAIQNLDEPDISKQLNLFDF
- a CDS encoding ribbon-helix-helix protein, CopG family; its protein translation is MSKHTSIRLQPAELAHVREQAIRLGVSQAEIIRQSIWRDAAVAEIRDETKAAVQKEFDMLFAKLAVEFETEVESMKIEIETLRQESVVNLSETEDQLIKAIEESRESNKNNLKIVGNSLMVEIQKLTNK